The following proteins come from a genomic window of Micromonospora zamorensis:
- a CDS encoding type I polyketide synthase: protein MASEETLRDYLKWVTTDLHKARQRIRELESAGSEPIALIGMACRYPGGVHSPEDLWQLVAEGRDGIGAFPTDRGWDLDGLYHPDPDNPGTCYTRDGGFLADLAAFDAEFFGVSPREAMAMDPQQRLLLETAWEATERAGIDPHHLRGTRTGIFAGTPSTQDYVSLLQQNPPEGSEGYFLTGTAPSVISGRVAYLLGLEGPAVTLDTACSSSLVALHLAGQALRLGECDLALAGGATILASPTAFIGFSRQRGLAPDGRCKSFAGAADGTGWSEGVGLLMLERLGDAQRNGHPILAVLRGSAVNQDGASNGLTAPNGPAQQRVVLQALANAGLTTADVDAVEAHGTGTVLGDPIEAQALIATYGQDRPEDRPLWLGSLKSNLGHSQGAAGVGGVIKMVEALRHETLPRTLHVDEPTPHVDWTAGNVRLLTEERPWPTGERPRRAGVSSFGMSGTNAHVILEEAPAAEPASVVEPAEPVAPSAGELPWLISAGTADALRDQASRLAAHLDGPGAGTEPADVAHTLRTARSVLAHRAVVLGPRHRAGLAALATPGGTTDTDVVTGTAVGDAEVVFVFPGQGSQWSGMAADLLDTAPVFADRIAACADALSPHVEWNLLDVLRSDDPGLLDRVDVVQPALWAVMVSLADLWRSHGVTPSAVIGHSQGEIAAAVAAGALSLQDGAKVVALRSRALLQLAGTGGMVSVSAPLGTVEDLMADGVTIAAVNGPSAAVVAGPAEALDAFLTRCETAGVRARRVAVDYASHCEAVEPVAAELTTALAGITPGPASVPFLSTVTGALADGGALDAGYWYANLRNPVRLDQAVTAAATAGNRLFLEISPHPVLTAGISDTVTTPVLHTLRRGEGDQRRIVRALAEAHVAGAPVDWSTVLPEARRTDLPTYAFQRRRFWPDPAPELVAADPVDAEFWAAVDNGDLTGLGMGHLNDAVAQLGDWRRGRREHRALDTWRYRVTWRPRTDLPQPRLDGGWLLLVPAGTDQDLVSTITDRMTRAGATVTVTPEAELAQALDGAAPVGILSLLALDEHPTDQHRALTRGTAATTALLAALRETHPQTPVWAATRGAVSTGPADPVRRVPQSFVWGLGRVAALEQSASWGGLVDLPEALDERAADRLCAVLTGITAGDGVEDQVAVRSSGVLARRLTRAATGTAPTWQPTGTVLITGGTGGIGTELARWLARNGADHLILTSRRGPAAPGAAELTEELTATGVRVTVAACDVADLDAITALVRDSADAGDPIRAVIHTAGVAQHTPIADVTLAEFAHVLDAKVTGAANLDRLFGEPDDLDAFVLFSSVAGTWGSGGQIAYAAGNAYLDALAEARRARGCAATAVSWGAWGGGGMATKQETADHLLRRGLPPMPPEQTTVALAQAVGLGEATVTVADVRWDRFAPSFTVGRPSALLADLDDARTALSAAAPDDDSQAAGLRERLAGMTPGERDTFLVDLVRGEAAAVLGHADASAVTPDRALRDLGFDSLSAVEFRNRLCTATGLRLPTTLAFDHPNVQAIARLLRDEVAGTVPAPSANPTTAPATTDEPVAIVAMSCRLPGGVRNPDDLWQLVLDGRDAIGDFPADRGWDVEALYHPDPDHPGTSYTRSGGFLHEAAEFDADFFGISPREALATDPQQRLLLETAWEGFERAGIDPHSLRGSRTGVFVGASSQGYGAGVRNAPEGTEGYLLTGTATAVISGRISYALGLEGPALTVDTACSSSLVALHLAAQSLRRGECDLALAGGVAVIGNPMVFVEFSRQRGLAADGRCKAFGADADGTGWAEGVSVLVVERLRDAEANGHQVLAVIRGSAVNQDGASNGLSAPSGPAQQRVIHAALADAGLTAADVDVVEAHGTGTVLGDPIEAQAVINAYGSGRHEADPLWLGSLKSNIGHTQAASGVSGVIKTVLALRAGVLPRTLHADEPSPHVDWSAGTVRLLTERRDWPDTGRPRRGAISSFGVSGTNAHVILEHPATPAPVAPTGGGSLPAVPVTLSAATAPALRAQAAALLDHLTDEPAAHLTDLGWSLATTRAALDHRATIVATDLDEVRRSLTALRDDTTAPALSTDVTVDGRTAVLFTGQGSQRAGMGRELYDAYPVYADAFDAVCAHLDAHLDRSIRDLVLDPAHADLLDRTEYTQPALFAVEVALFRLFAHWGIAPDYLAGHSIGELSAAHVAGVLDLADAAALVAARGRLMQALPDGGAMAALQAGEAEVLAALDGVDGRITVAAVNGPSSTVVSGDEASVEQLVTHWRDTGRRAKRLQVSHAFHSPHLDPMLGEFRRAATAVTYHPPQIPIVSTLTGELATTAELTSPDYWVRHARETVRFADAVLALHQRQVRTLLELGPDPVLAAMAEETLAEQPGRAAVAVAALRTGHPEPVTVLTALARLQTRGADPDWTAVYAGSDARRIPLPTYAFQHQPYWLRPDPADSADSGTGHPLLHTVTTLADTGEVLFTGRLATALQPWLTDHTVLGTAILPGTAFVEMAAHAADHAGCGQVEELTLEAPLVIPDDTGTRLQVRVGPADADGRRTLSVHSRPDRDDNGPWTRHAAGTASSVPVAEPDADETWPPTDATPIAVDFLYDFLPQLGYGYGPAFQGLRAAWQRGEEIYAEVELAEPTATEATRYGVHPALLDAATHAMGLGMAAEAQQGLSPTQSRMPFSWTGIGLHATGAAVARVRIVPNGDDGVRIDLADQSGQPVATIGKLVLRPVSVNQLRQPTDEAPLFTVDWTPVEPQAAPTGGRYAVIGAPEGFVADAAAAVGSLVDDYPDLDALAASGAVPDLVFVPAQAGGAAPGPAVDAWLALAQRWLADPAFAGARMILLSRGAVDPDPAVDAPDLAYAAAWGLIRSAQSEDPDRIVLADVDDSPLSAASLPGVLAGGEPQLAVRDGRAYAPRLTRAAAAPADLGIDPDGTVLVTGGTGALGGLLARHLVTTHGVRHLLLTSRRGPDAPGVAELTGQLTGLGATVTVAACDTADAEQLAHTLAAVAAEHPLTAVVHAAGIVDDGVLASLTPQRVAAVLAAKADAARNLHQLTQDRDLTAFVLFSSSAGSFGGPGQGNYAAANAYLDALARHRRHHGLAAISLAWGPWAVGGGMAGQLSDADISRMTSFGITPFTAETGLAAFDTAVGAGTPVVLPIGLQPAVAAGNGPVPPLLRNLVRRPARRVAENSADAAEPGAALKRRLVGAAPADRPRILLEMVQTQVAAVLGHASADAIQPDRGLVECGLDSLAAVDLRNRLAAAAGLRLPATIVFDQPTPAALARYLQDELLDERAASALSVLGELDRLEAGLAAVSADDPDRSKVAARLHSLLDAWAGANPAHDSGALHGATAEELFDLLDDELGIA, encoded by the coding sequence GGGACCTCGACGGTCTCTACCACCCCGACCCCGACAACCCGGGCACCTGCTACACCCGCGACGGCGGTTTCCTGGCCGACCTGGCCGCCTTCGACGCCGAGTTCTTCGGCGTCAGCCCGCGCGAGGCGATGGCGATGGACCCGCAGCAGCGGCTGCTGCTGGAGACCGCGTGGGAGGCCACCGAACGGGCCGGCATCGACCCGCACCACCTGCGCGGCACCCGGACCGGCATCTTCGCCGGCACCCCGAGCACCCAGGACTACGTCTCGCTGCTCCAGCAGAACCCGCCCGAGGGCAGCGAGGGCTACTTCCTCACCGGCACCGCGCCCAGCGTGATCTCCGGCCGCGTCGCGTACCTGCTCGGCCTGGAGGGACCGGCCGTCACACTGGACACCGCCTGCTCGTCGTCGCTGGTCGCCCTGCACCTCGCCGGTCAGGCGCTGCGCCTGGGCGAGTGCGACCTGGCCCTGGCCGGCGGCGCCACCATCCTCGCCTCGCCGACCGCGTTCATCGGCTTCAGCCGCCAGCGCGGTCTCGCCCCGGACGGACGGTGCAAGTCGTTCGCCGGCGCCGCGGACGGCACCGGATGGTCCGAGGGCGTGGGCCTGCTCATGCTGGAGCGGCTCGGCGACGCCCAACGCAACGGCCACCCGATCCTCGCCGTGCTGCGCGGCTCCGCCGTCAACCAGGACGGCGCGTCCAACGGGCTCACCGCCCCCAACGGCCCCGCCCAGCAGCGCGTCGTGTTGCAGGCTCTCGCCAACGCCGGGCTGACCACCGCCGACGTGGACGCCGTCGAGGCGCACGGCACCGGCACCGTGCTCGGTGACCCGATCGAGGCCCAGGCGCTGATCGCCACGTACGGCCAGGACCGGCCCGAAGACCGTCCTCTGTGGCTCGGCTCCCTCAAGTCCAACCTGGGGCACTCCCAGGGTGCTGCGGGCGTCGGCGGTGTCATCAAGATGGTCGAGGCGCTGCGACACGAGACGCTGCCCCGGACCCTGCACGTCGACGAGCCGACCCCGCACGTCGACTGGACCGCCGGCAACGTACGCCTGCTCACCGAGGAACGCCCCTGGCCGACCGGCGAGCGGCCGCGCCGCGCTGGGGTGTCGTCGTTCGGGATGTCCGGCACCAACGCCCACGTCATCCTGGAGGAGGCGCCGGCCGCCGAGCCGGCCTCCGTGGTGGAGCCGGCCGAGCCGGTCGCACCGAGCGCCGGGGAGCTTCCCTGGCTGATCTCCGCCGGCACCGCCGACGCCCTGCGGGACCAGGCGTCGCGGCTGGCCGCCCACCTCGACGGCCCCGGCGCCGGCACCGAACCGGCGGACGTCGCGCACACGCTGCGTACCGCCCGCTCGGTGCTCGCCCACCGCGCGGTCGTCCTCGGCCCGCGGCACCGGGCCGGCCTTGCCGCCCTCGCCACACCCGGCGGCACCACCGACACCGACGTCGTCACCGGCACCGCCGTCGGTGACGCCGAGGTGGTCTTCGTCTTCCCCGGCCAGGGCTCCCAGTGGAGTGGCATGGCCGCCGACCTGCTCGACACCGCGCCGGTCTTCGCCGACCGGATCGCCGCCTGCGCCGACGCGCTCAGCCCGCACGTCGAGTGGAACCTGCTCGACGTGCTCCGCTCCGACGACCCCGGCCTGCTCGACCGGGTCGACGTGGTGCAGCCGGCGCTCTGGGCCGTGATGGTGTCCCTGGCCGACCTCTGGCGCAGCCACGGCGTCACCCCCTCGGCGGTGATCGGCCATTCCCAGGGTGAGATCGCCGCCGCGGTCGCGGCCGGCGCGCTGTCCCTCCAGGACGGCGCGAAGGTCGTCGCGCTGCGCAGCCGGGCCCTGCTCCAGCTCGCCGGCACCGGCGGCATGGTCTCGGTCAGCGCCCCGCTCGGCACCGTCGAGGACCTGATGGCCGACGGCGTCACGATCGCCGCCGTCAACGGGCCGTCCGCCGCCGTGGTCGCCGGCCCGGCCGAGGCCCTGGACGCGTTCCTGACCCGGTGCGAGACGGCAGGCGTCCGTGCTCGACGGGTCGCTGTCGACTACGCCTCGCACTGTGAGGCCGTGGAACCGGTCGCGGCCGAACTGACCACCGCGCTGGCCGGCATCACCCCCGGCCCGGCGTCGGTGCCGTTCCTGTCCACCGTCACCGGCGCCCTCGCCGACGGCGGCGCCCTCGACGCCGGCTACTGGTACGCCAACCTGCGCAACCCGGTCCGCCTCGACCAGGCCGTCACCGCAGCGGCCACCGCCGGCAACCGTCTCTTCCTGGAGATCAGCCCGCACCCGGTGCTGACCGCCGGGATCAGCGACACGGTCACCACCCCGGTCCTGCACACGCTGCGCCGTGGCGAAGGCGACCAGCGGCGGATCGTCCGCGCGCTCGCCGAGGCGCACGTCGCCGGCGCCCCCGTCGACTGGTCCACGGTGCTGCCCGAGGCCCGGCGCACGGACCTGCCCACGTACGCCTTCCAACGGCGCCGGTTCTGGCCGGACCCGGCCCCCGAGCTGGTCGCCGCCGACCCGGTCGACGCCGAGTTCTGGGCGGCCGTCGACAACGGGGACCTGACCGGTCTCGGCATGGGCCACCTCAACGACGCCGTCGCGCAACTGGGCGACTGGCGTCGGGGACGCCGCGAGCACCGGGCGCTGGACACCTGGCGCTACCGGGTGACCTGGCGACCGCGCACCGACCTGCCGCAGCCGCGACTCGACGGCGGCTGGCTGCTGCTCGTACCGGCGGGCACCGACCAGGACCTGGTCTCGACGATCACCGACCGGATGACCCGGGCCGGCGCGACTGTCACCGTCACCCCCGAGGCGGAACTCGCCCAGGCGCTCGACGGCGCCGCCCCGGTCGGCATCCTGTCCCTGCTCGCCCTCGACGAACACCCCACCGACCAGCACCGGGCCCTCACCCGGGGCACCGCCGCCACCACCGCCCTGCTCGCCGCCCTGCGCGAGACCCACCCGCAGACCCCGGTCTGGGCGGCCACCCGTGGCGCGGTCTCGACCGGCCCGGCCGACCCGGTACGCCGGGTCCCGCAATCGTTCGTCTGGGGCCTCGGCCGGGTCGCCGCCCTGGAACAGTCCGCCTCCTGGGGCGGTCTCGTCGACCTGCCGGAAGCCCTCGACGAGCGGGCCGCCGACAGGCTCTGCGCGGTCCTGACCGGCATCACCGCCGGCGACGGCGTCGAGGACCAGGTCGCCGTGCGCTCGTCCGGTGTCCTCGCCCGCCGGCTGACCCGCGCCGCCACCGGCACCGCGCCCACCTGGCAGCCGACCGGCACCGTCCTCATCACCGGTGGCACCGGCGGCATCGGCACCGAACTCGCCCGGTGGCTCGCCCGCAACGGCGCCGACCACCTCATCCTCACCAGCCGGCGGGGTCCGGCCGCGCCCGGGGCCGCCGAGCTGACCGAGGAACTCACCGCGACCGGTGTGCGGGTCACCGTCGCCGCGTGCGACGTCGCCGACCTCGACGCGATCACCGCGCTGGTCCGCGACAGCGCCGACGCCGGCGACCCGATCCGTGCCGTCATCCACACCGCCGGTGTCGCCCAGCACACGCCGATCGCCGACGTCACCCTCGCCGAGTTCGCCCACGTGCTCGACGCCAAGGTCACCGGCGCCGCGAACCTCGACCGGCTCTTCGGCGAGCCCGACGACCTGGACGCGTTCGTGCTGTTCTCCTCCGTCGCCGGCACCTGGGGCAGCGGCGGGCAGATCGCGTACGCCGCCGGCAACGCCTACCTGGACGCACTCGCCGAGGCCCGCCGGGCCCGCGGCTGCGCCGCTACCGCCGTGTCCTGGGGCGCCTGGGGCGGCGGCGGTATGGCCACCAAACAGGAGACCGCCGACCACCTGCTGCGCCGCGGCCTGCCACCGATGCCGCCCGAGCAGACCACTGTCGCGCTGGCGCAGGCGGTCGGGCTCGGCGAGGCCACCGTCACTGTCGCCGACGTGCGCTGGGACCGGTTCGCCCCGTCCTTCACCGTCGGACGGCCCAGTGCCCTGCTCGCCGACCTGGACGACGCCCGCACCGCGCTGTCCGCCGCGGCACCCGACGACGACAGCCAGGCCGCCGGGCTGCGCGAGCGACTCGCCGGGATGACACCCGGAGAACGCGACACGTTCCTGGTCGACCTGGTGCGCGGCGAGGCCGCCGCGGTGCTCGGGCACGCCGACGCCTCCGCCGTCACCCCGGACCGGGCTCTGCGCGACCTCGGCTTCGACTCCCTGTCGGCCGTCGAGTTCCGCAACCGGCTCTGCACCGCGACCGGCCTGCGGCTGCCCACCACGCTCGCCTTCGACCACCCCAACGTCCAGGCCATCGCCAGGCTGCTGCGCGACGAGGTGGCCGGTACCGTCCCAGCCCCGTCGGCGAACCCCACCACGGCTCCCGCCACGACCGACGAGCCGGTCGCCATCGTGGCGATGAGCTGCCGCCTGCCCGGCGGCGTCCGCAACCCGGACGACCTGTGGCAACTGGTGCTCGACGGCCGCGACGCGATCGGGGACTTCCCGGCCGACCGCGGCTGGGACGTGGAGGCCCTCTACCACCCCGACCCGGACCACCCCGGCACCAGCTACACCCGCTCCGGCGGATTCCTGCACGAGGCCGCCGAGTTCGACGCCGACTTCTTCGGCATCTCTCCCCGCGAGGCGCTCGCCACCGACCCCCAGCAGCGGCTCCTCCTGGAGACCGCCTGGGAGGGCTTCGAACGGGCCGGAATCGACCCGCACTCGTTGCGCGGCAGCCGGACCGGCGTGTTCGTCGGCGCGTCGAGCCAGGGCTACGGCGCGGGCGTCCGCAACGCCCCCGAGGGCACCGAGGGCTACCTGCTCACCGGCACCGCCACCGCTGTCATCTCCGGCCGCATCTCGTACGCGCTCGGCCTCGAAGGCCCGGCGCTCACCGTCGACACCGCCTGCTCGTCGTCGCTGGTCGCCCTGCACCTGGCCGCCCAGTCGCTGCGGCGCGGCGAATGTGACCTGGCCCTGGCCGGCGGCGTCGCGGTGATCGGCAACCCGATGGTCTTCGTCGAGTTCAGCCGGCAACGCGGCCTGGCCGCCGACGGCCGGTGCAAGGCATTCGGCGCGGACGCGGACGGCACCGGCTGGGCCGAGGGCGTCAGCGTCCTGGTCGTCGAACGGCTCCGCGACGCCGAGGCCAACGGCCACCAGGTCCTCGCCGTCATCCGGGGCAGCGCGGTCAACCAGGACGGCGCCTCCAACGGCCTCTCCGCCCCGAGCGGCCCCGCCCAGCAGCGGGTCATCCACGCCGCGCTCGCCGATGCCGGACTCACGGCCGCCGACGTCGACGTGGTCGAGGCGCACGGCACCGGCACCGTCCTCGGCGACCCGATCGAGGCGCAGGCCGTCATCAACGCCTACGGTTCCGGCCGCCACGAGGCCGACCCGCTGTGGCTGGGCTCGCTGAAGTCCAACATCGGCCACACCCAGGCCGCCTCCGGCGTCAGCGGAGTCATCAAGACCGTCCTCGCGCTGCGGGCCGGGGTGCTGCCCCGCACCCTGCACGCCGACGAGCCGTCACCGCACGTCGACTGGTCCGCCGGCACCGTCCGGCTGCTCACCGAGCGCCGCGACTGGCCGGACACCGGTCGTCCCCGGCGCGGCGCCATCTCGTCGTTCGGCGTGAGCGGCACCAACGCCCACGTCATCCTGGAACATCCGGCGACCCCGGCACCGGTGGCGCCGACCGGCGGCGGGTCGCTTCCCGCCGTACCGGTCACGCTCTCCGCCGCGACCGCCCCCGCCCTGCGGGCGCAGGCGGCGGCGCTGCTCGACCACCTCACCGACGAGCCCGCCGCGCACCTCACCGACCTCGGCTGGTCACTGGCCACGACCCGCGCGGCCCTCGACCACCGCGCGACCATCGTCGCGACCGACCTCGACGAGGTACGCCGGAGCCTCACCGCCCTGCGCGACGACACCACGGCTCCCGCGCTCAGCACCGACGTCACCGTCGACGGGCGCACCGCGGTGCTCTTCACCGGGCAGGGCAGCCAGCGGGCCGGGATGGGCCGGGAGCTGTACGACGCGTACCCGGTCTACGCCGACGCGTTCGACGCGGTCTGCGCCCACCTGGACGCCCACCTCGACCGGTCGATCCGCGACCTCGTCCTCGACCCGGCACACGCCGACCTGCTGGACCGCACCGAATACACCCAGCCGGCGCTCTTCGCCGTCGAGGTCGCCCTGTTCCGGCTCTTCGCCCACTGGGGCATCGCCCCCGACTACCTGGCCGGGCACTCGATCGGCGAGCTGAGCGCCGCCCACGTGGCCGGCGTCCTCGACCTGGCCGACGCGGCCGCCCTGGTCGCAGCCCGCGGCCGACTCATGCAGGCGCTGCCCGACGGCGGTGCGATGGCCGCCCTCCAGGCCGGCGAGGCGGAGGTGCTCGCCGCACTCGACGGGGTGGACGGCCGGATCACCGTCGCCGCCGTCAACGGACCGAGCTCCACTGTGGTCTCCGGGGACGAAGCCTCGGTCGAGCAGCTCGTGACGCACTGGCGCGACACCGGGCGGCGGGCCAAGCGGCTCCAGGTCAGCCACGCCTTCCACTCGCCGCACCTGGACCCGATGCTCGGCGAGTTCCGGCGGGCCGCGACCGCGGTGACCTACCACCCGCCGCAGATCCCCATCGTCTCCACCCTGACCGGCGAACTCGCCACCACTGCCGAGCTCACCTCGCCCGACTACTGGGTGCGGCACGCCCGGGAGACGGTCCGCTTCGCGGACGCGGTCCTCGCACTCCACCAGCGTCAGGTCCGTACGCTGCTCGAACTCGGCCCGGACCCGGTGCTGGCCGCGATGGCCGAGGAAACCCTCGCCGAGCAGCCCGGCCGGGCGGCGGTCGCCGTCGCCGCGCTGCGCACCGGACACCCGGAGCCGGTCACCGTCCTGACCGCACTCGCCCGGCTGCAGACCCGCGGCGCCGACCCGGACTGGACAGCGGTCTACGCCGGCTCCGACGCACGCCGCATCCCGCTACCCACGTACGCCTTCCAGCACCAGCCCTACTGGTTGCGTCCGGACCCGGCCGATTCCGCCGACAGCGGCACCGGCCACCCGCTGCTGCACACCGTCACGACGCTCGCCGACACCGGTGAGGTGCTGTTCACCGGCCGACTGGCCACCGCCCTGCAACCCTGGCTCACCGACCACACCGTGCTCGGCACCGCGATCCTGCCCGGCACCGCCTTCGTCGAGATGGCCGCGCACGCCGCCGACCACGCCGGCTGCGGCCAGGTCGAGGAACTCACCCTGGAAGCGCCGCTGGTCATCCCGGACGACACCGGAACCCGGCTACAGGTCCGCGTCGGCCCGGCCGACGCCGACGGCCGACGCACCCTCAGCGTGCACTCCCGCCCGGACCGGGACGACAACGGTCCGTGGACCCGGCACGCCGCCGGCACCGCCTCATCGGTGCCGGTCGCAGAACCCGACGCGGACGAGACCTGGCCGCCCACCGACGCCACCCCGATCGCTGTCGACTTCCTCTACGACTTCCTGCCCCAGCTTGGGTACGGATACGGCCCGGCCTTCCAGGGCCTGCGGGCGGCCTGGCAACGCGGCGAGGAGATCTACGCCGAGGTCGAACTGGCCGAGCCGACCGCCACCGAAGCCACCCGCTACGGCGTGCACCCGGCGCTGCTCGACGCCGCCACCCACGCCATGGGCCTCGGCATGGCGGCCGAGGCGCAGCAGGGCCTGAGCCCCACCCAGAGCCGGATGCCGTTCTCCTGGACCGGCATCGGCCTGCACGCCACCGGCGCCGCCGTGGCCCGGGTGCGGATCGTCCCCAACGGCGACGACGGGGTCCGCATCGACCTCGCCGACCAGAGCGGGCAGCCGGTCGCCACGATCGGCAAACTGGTGCTGCGGCCGGTCTCGGTCAACCAGCTACGGCAGCCGACCGACGAGGCCCCGCTGTTCACAGTGGACTGGACACCCGTCGAACCGCAGGCCGCCCCCACCGGCGGCCGGTACGCCGTCATCGGCGCACCCGAGGGGTTCGTGGCCGACGCCGCGGCCGCCGTCGGATCCCTCGTCGACGACTACCCGGACCTGGACGCGCTGGCCGCCTCGGGCGCCGTACCGGACCTGGTCTTCGTCCCGGCGCAGGCCGGCGGGGCCGCACCCGGCCCGGCGGTCGACGCCTGGCTGGCGCTCGCCCAACGCTGGCTCGCCGACCCCGCCTTCGCCGGGGCACGAATGATCCTGCTCAGCCGCGGCGCGGTTGACCCGGACCCCGCCGTCGACGCCCCCGACCTGGCGTACGCCGCCGCCTGGGGCCTGATCCGCTCCGCGCAGTCGGAGGACCCGGACCGGATCGTGCTCGCCGACGTCGACGACTCGCCGCTCTCCGCGGCCAGCCTGCCCGGTGTCCTCGCCGGCGGCGAACCGCAACTGGCGGTCCGCGACGGCCGCGCCTACGCGCCGCGGCTCACCCGGGCCGCCGCCGCGCCCGCCGACCTGGGCATCGACCCGGACGGCACGGTCCTGGTCACCGGCGGCACCGGCGCCCTCGGCGGCCTGCTGGCCCGGCACCTGGTCACCACCCACGGGGTACGACACCTGCTGCTGACCAGCCGACGTGGACCGGACGCCCCCGGTGTCGCCGAACTGACCGGGCAGCTGACCGGGCTCGGCGCGACCGTCACCGTGGCGGCCTGCGACACCGCCGATGCCGAACAGCTCGCCCATACCCTCGCCGCCGTCGCGGCCGAGCACCCGCTCACCGCCGTCGTGCACGCCGCCGGCATCGTCGACGACGGTGTCCTCGCCTCCCTGACCCCGCAGCGGGTCGCCGCGGTCCTGGCCGCCAAGGCCGACGCCGCCCGCAACCTGCACCAGCTCACCCAGGACCGGGACCTGACCGCGTTCGTCCTGTTCTCCTCCTCGGCCGGCAGCTTCGGCGGCCCGGGACAGGGCAACTACGCCGCGGCCAACGCCTACCTGGACGCACTCGCCCGGCACCGCCGCCACCACGGCCTCGCCGCGATCTCCCTCGCCTGGGGGCCGTGGGCGGTCGGCGGTGGAATGGCCGGGCAGCTCAGCGACGCCGACATCAGCCGGATGACCAGCTTCGGCATCACCCCCTTCACCGCCGAGACCGGCCTCGCCGCGTTCGATACGGCGGTGGGCGCCGGCACTCCCGTCGTCCTGCCGATCGGGTTGCAGCCGGCCGTCGCGGCCGGCAACGGCCCGGTGCCGCCGCTGCTGCGCAACCTGGTCCGTCGACCCGCCCGCCGGGTCGCGGAGAACTCCGCCGACGCCGCCGAGCCCGGTGCGGCGCTCAAACGGCGGCTCGTCGGCGCGGCACCCGCCGACCGGCCGCGGATCCTGCTCGAGATGGTGCAGACCCAGGTCGCCGCGGTCCTCGGTCACGCCTCCGCCGACGCCATCCAGCCCGACCGCGGGCTGGTCGAGTGCGGCCTCGACTCCCTCGCCGCCGTCGACCTGCGCAACCGGCTCGCCGCCGCCGCAGGTCTACGACTGCCCGCCACGATCGTCTTCGACCAGCCGACACCCGCGGCGCTGGCCCGCTATCTGCAGGACGAACTGCTCGACGAACGCGCCGCCTCCGCCCTGTCGGTGCTCGGCGAACTGGACCGCCTCGAAGCGGGCCTGGCCGCCGTCAGCGCCGACGACCCGGACCGGTCCAAGGTCGCCGCCCGCCTGCACAGCCTGCTCGACGCCTGGGCCGGCGCCAACCCTGCACACGACAGCGGCGCCCTGCACGGCGCCACCGCCGAGGAGCTGTTCGACCTCCTCGACGACGAACTCGGCATTGCCTGA